One window of Aphelocoma coerulescens isolate FSJ_1873_10779 chromosome 17, UR_Acoe_1.0, whole genome shotgun sequence genomic DNA carries:
- the TMEM250 gene encoding transmembrane protein 250, with amino-acid sequence MPVIPIPRRVRSFHGPHTTCLHSACGPVRTTHLVRTKYNNFDIYLKSRWMYGFIRFLLYFSCSLFTSILWVALSILFCLQYLGIRIFLRFQYKLSIILLLLGRRRVDFSLMNELLIYGIHVTMLLVGGLGWCFMVFVDM; translated from the coding sequence aTGCCGGTGATCCCCATTCCCCGGCGGGTGCGCTCGTTCCACGGCCCCCACACCACCTGCCTGCACTCGGCCTGCGGCCCCGTGCGCACCACGCACCTGGTGCGCACCAAGTACAACAACTTCGACATCTATCTCAAATCGCGATGGATGTACGGATTCATCCGCTTCCTGCTGTACTTCAGCTGCAGCCTCTTTACCTCCATCCTCTGGGTGGCTCTCTCGATCTTGTTTTGCCTTCAGTACCTTGGCATCCGCATCTTCCTGCGCTTCCAGTACAAACTCTCCATCATCCTGCTCTTGCTGGGGCGGAGGCGGGTGGACTTCAGCCTCATGAATGAACTGCTCATCTATGGAATTCATGTGACCATGCTGCTGGTGGGGGGGCTGGGGTGGTGTTTCATGGTCTTTGTGGATATGTAA